From the genome of Miscanthus floridulus cultivar M001 chromosome 10, ASM1932011v1, whole genome shotgun sequence, one region includes:
- the LOC136485676 gene encoding disease resistance protein Pik-2-like, whose protein sequence is MELAVGASEATLKSLLSKLGSLLSEEYALIRGVRGDIQFINDELASMQAFLSNLSKSDESGHDDQTEDWMKQVRDVAYDIEDCIDDFAHSLRPDPRGTGWVTAAKKALYEIWTWRPRRAIAAQVVELKSRAQQVGERRVRYGVRDPEPGKGNGGLAGLTEHHAAEHQHVARQLVRVKQPVGKDVPDARISRAGCLLTRRERSPACCPSSGSVVFGRPPSPWRCIRSLGLSSSAERWSPCRRTRILR, encoded by the coding sequence ATGGAGCTGGCCGTCGGGGCGTCGGAGGCGACGCTCAAGTCCCTGCTGAGCAAGCTCGGGAGCCTCCTCTCCGAGGAGTACGCCCTGATCCGGGGCGTCCGCGGCGACATCCAGTTCATCAACGACGAGCTGGCCAGCATGCAGGCGTTCCTGAGCAACCTGAGCAAGAGCGACGAGAGCGGGCACGACGACCAGACGGAGGACTGGATGAAGCAGGTGCGCGACGTCGCCTACGACATCGAGGACTGCATCGACGACTTCGCCCACAGCCTCCGCCCGGACCCGCGCGGCACCGGCTGGGTCACCGCCGCCAAAAAGGCCCTGTACGAGATCTGGACGTGGCGGCCCCGCCGCGCCATCGCCGCGCAGGTCGTCGAGCTCAAGAGCCGAGCGCAGCAGGTCGGCGAGCGCCGCGTCCGGTACGGCGTCCGTGACCCGGAGCCCGGCAAGGGCAACGGTGGCCTGGCTGGCCTGACGGAGCACCATGCCGCCGAACACCAGCACGTCGCCCGGCAGCTCGTGCGCGTGAAGCAGCCGGTGGGGAAGGATGTGCCGGATGCCCGGATCTCGAGAGCTGGATGTCTTTTGACGAGAAGAGAAAGAAGCCCGGCGTGCTGTCCATCGTCGGGTTCGGTGGTGTTCGGAAGACCACCATCGCCATGGCGCTGTATAAGAAGTTTGGGCCTGAGTTCCAGTGCCGAGCGATGGTCACCGTGTCGCAGAACTCGGATCCTGAGGTAG
- the LOC136485678 gene encoding disease resistance protein Pik-2-like isoform X2, whose protein sequence is MELAVGASEATLKSLLSKLGSLLSEEYALIRGVRGDIQFINDELASMQAFLSNLSKSDESGHDDQTEDWMKQVRDVAYDIEDCIDDFAHSLRPDPRGTGWVTAAKKALYEIRTWRPRRAIAAQVVELKSRAQQVGERRVRYGVRDPEPGKGNGGLAGLTEHHAAEHQHVARQLVRVKPPVGKDVPDLESWMSFDEKRKKPGVLSIVGFGGVGKTTIAMALYKKFGPEFQCRAMVTVSQNSDLEVVLMSLVSQVRPPPNNGERQGKDSSMDKKIPVTRSILSRRLRLPCGKDGEDGSAVLQKHGQIQAELKKYLEQNRYLLLIDDVWSSSSWLYIKKCIPENDKGSRIIITTRIQAVATTCSSRKDQDRVHPVDVLNEKEAKELFQNTLNECKHAVNKQLSHNQVPHRVWEMCGGLPLAIVTMAGLVASKLHMVQKDWIKVCDSLFLESQVCRKPEEFMRIINHCYNDLDSDLKTCSLYLSIFPKGRKISRKRLTRRWIAEGFVSEKQGLSVEDVAETCFNQLIQRKIIRPIEHNNNGRVKSCQVHDMVLEYLISKAAEEDFITVIGSHWSMPMHSNKVRRLSVHNSDSNRAKHVHSMNLSHVRSLTVLESLDKLHFKSFKTAIVQVLDLEGCRGFRESHVKVSDICEMILLKYLSLRRTDIKNLPQNIHKLKYLETLDIRETEVQELPATTGQLERIKNILGGDKRTRKTLKLPKELKGTMKTLCILSGIEIADGSTTAASDLSYFTGLRKLAIYKIHKSEEIFKDLLSSIQYLSGYSLQTLVIDDESSEFLKTLDTMSSYPIDLTALELSGRFLKLPKWMDKLNDLVKLTLSATVLRTDTLQLLSRLGSLFSLTFSISEKQDPSFAAILQKNKSDSGGDIFVPAGGFTGKD, encoded by the exons ATGGAGCTGGCCGTCGGGGCGTCGGAGGCGACGCTCAAGTCCCTGCTGAGCAAGCTCGGGAGCCTCCTCTCCGAGGAGTACGCCCTGATCCGGGGCGTCCGCGGCGACATCCAGTTCATCAACGACGAGCTGGCCAGCATGCAGGCGTTCCTGAGCAACCTGAGCAAGAGCGACGAGAGCGGGCACGACGACCAGACGGAGGACTGGATGAAGCAGGTGCGCGACGTCGCCTACGACATCGAGGACTGCATCGACGACTTCGCCCACAGCCTCCGCCCGGACCCGCGCGGCACCGGCTGGGTCACCGCCGCCAAAAAGGCCCTGTACGAGATCCGGACGTGGCGGCCCCGCCGCGCCATCGCCGCGCAGGTCGTCGAGCTCAAGAGCCGCGCGCAGCAGGTCGGCGAGCGCCGCGTCCGGTACGGCGTCCGTGACCCGGAGCCCGGCAAGGGCAACGGCGGCCTGGCTGGCCTGACGGAGCACCATGCCGCCGAGCACCAGCATGTCGCCCGGCAGCTCGTGCGCGTGAAGCCGCCGGTGGGGAAGGATGTGCCGGATCTCGAGAGCTGGATGTCCTTTGACGAGAAGAGAAAGAAGCCCGGCGTGCTGTCCATCGTCGGGTTCGGTGGTGTGGGGAAGACCACCATCGCCATGGCGCTGTATAAGAAGTTTGGGCCTGAGTTCCAGTGCCGAGCGATGGTCACCGTGTCGCAGAACTCGGATCTTGAGGTAGTCCTCATGAGTCTTGTCAGCCAGGTCAGGCCGCCACCCAACAATGGGGAACGGCAAGGCAAAGACAGCTCCATGGACAAGAAGATTCCAGTTACCAGAAGCATATTGAGCCGACGACTTAGGCTGCCGTGCGGAAAGGATGGGGAGGATGGTAGCGCTGTGCTGCAAAAGCATGGACAGATACAAGCGGAGCTGAAGAAATACCTCGAGCAAAATAG GTACTTACTGTTGATTGATGATGTTTGGTCATCATCTAGTTGGCTTTATATCAAGAAATGTATTCCTGAAAATGATAAAGGAAGCAGAATAATAATCACCACAAGAATTCAAGCTGTCGCAACGACATGCTCTTCTCGCAAAGATCAAGACCGTGTTCATCCAGTTGATGTTCTTAATGAGAAAGAAGCCAAAGAATTGTTCCAAAACACTTTGAATGAGTGCAAGCATGCCGTAAATAAACAACTAAGTCATAACCAAGTTCCACACAGAGTCTGGGAAATGTGTGGTGGCTTGCCATTGGCCATAGTTACTATGGCTGGTCTCGTGGCATCTAAGCTGCATATGGTCCAAAAGGATTGGATTAAGGTTTGTGATTCTCTGTTTCTAGAGTCACAAGTATGCCGTAAGCCAGAGGAATTTATGAGGATAATCAATCATTGCTATAATGATTTGGATAGTGATCTCAAGACTTGCTCTCTATATCTAAGCATATTCCCAAAGGGACGCAAAATCAGTAGGAAGAGGCTTACCAGAAGATGGATAGCCGAGGGCTTTGTCAGTGAGAAGCAGGGGTTGAGTGTCGAGGATGTTGCAGAGACATGCTTTAATCAGCTCATTCAAAGGAAGATAATAAGGCCTATTGAGCACAACAACAATGGCAGGGTGAAGAGTTGCCAGGTCCATGATATGGTTCTGGAGTACCTAATTTCAAAGGCAGCTGAAGAGGATTTCATCACTGTGATAGGTAGCCACTGGTCCATGCCAATGCATAGCAACAAGGTCCGTAGGCTTTCGGTCCACAACAGTGACTCCAACCGTGCAAAGCATGTGCATAGCATGAACCTGTCCCATGTTCGGTCACTAACAGTGTTGGAGAGCCTTGACAAACTGCATTTCAAATCATTCAAAACAGCAATTGTGCAAGTATTAGATCTCGAAGGTTGTAGAGGTTTCAGGGAGAGCCATGTCAAGGTCTCAGACATATGTGAAATGATTCTGCTAAAGTATTTGAGCCTCCGAAGAACAGACATAAAGAATCTTCCTCAGAATATTCACAAGCTCAAGTATTTGGAGACTCTAGATATAAGAGAGACAGAAGTTCAGGAGTTACCTGCAACTACAGGACAGCTGGAACGAATAAAGAACATACTTGGTGGTGATAAGAGAACAAGGAAGACATTGAAACTTCCTAAAGAGCTCAAGGGAACAATGAAAACGTTGTGCATATTGTCTGGAATTGAGATTGCAGATGGATCAACCACAGCTGCATCAGACCTCAGTTACTTTACGGGGCTAAGGAAGTTGGCAATTTACAAGATTCACAAGAGTGAAGAAATATTCAAAGATTTACTCTCCTCTATCCAGTATCTTAGTGGTTATTCTCTACAAACTCTTGTAATTGATGATGAGTCATCTGAGTTCCTGAAGACTCTGGACACAATGTCATCCTATCCAATAGACCTGACTGCTCTTGAGCTGTCAGGAAGGTTTCTTAAACTCCCAAAGTGGATGGACAAGCTCAATGATCTAGTCAAGTTGACACTTTCGGCAACAGTCCTCAGGACAGATACTTTACAGCTACTTAGCCGTCTAGGTTCACTGTTTTCCCTCACATTTTCAATTAGTGAAAAGCAGGATCCTTCTTTCGCAGCCATTCTTCAGAAAAATAAGTCTGATTCAGGAGGAGACATATTTGTTCCGGCAGGAGGATTCA CTGGAAAGGATTGA
- the LOC136485678 gene encoding disease resistance protein Pik-2-like isoform X1: MELAVGASEATLKSLLSKLGSLLSEEYALIRGVRGDIQFINDELASMQAFLSNLSKSDESGHDDQTEDWMKQVRDVAYDIEDCIDDFAHSLRPDPRGTGWVTAAKKALYEIRTWRPRRAIAAQVVELKSRAQQVGERRVRYGVRDPEPGKGNGGLAGLTEHHAAEHQHVARQLVRVKPPVGKDVPDLESWMSFDEKRKKPGVLSIVGFGGVGKTTIAMALYKKFGPEFQCRAMVTVSQNSDLEVVLMSLVSQVRPPPNNGERQGKDSSMDKKIPVTRSILSRRLRLPCGKDGEDGSAVLQKHGQIQAELKKYLEQNRYLLLIDDVWSSSSWLYIKKCIPENDKGSRIIITTRIQAVATTCSSRKDQDRVHPVDVLNEKEAKELFQNTLNECKHAVNKQLSHNQVPHRVWEMCGGLPLAIVTMAGLVASKLHMVQKDWIKVCDSLFLESQVCRKPEEFMRIINHCYNDLDSDLKTCSLYLSIFPKGRKISRKRLTRRWIAEGFVSEKQGLSVEDVAETCFNQLIQRKIIRPIEHNNNGRVKSCQVHDMVLEYLISKAAEEDFITVIGSHWSMPMHSNKVRRLSVHNSDSNRAKHVHSMNLSHVRSLTVLESLDKLHFKSFKTAIVQVLDLEGCRGFRESHVKVSDICEMILLKYLSLRRTDIKNLPQNIHKLKYLETLDIRETEVQELPATTGQLERIKNILGGDKRTRKTLKLPKELKGTMKTLCILSGIEIADGSTTAASDLSYFTGLRKLAIYKIHKSEEIFKDLLSSIQYLSGYSLQTLVIDDESSEFLKTLDTMSSYPIDLTALELSGRFLKLPKWMDKLNDLVKLTLSATVLRTDTLQLLSRLGSLFSLTFSISEKQDPSFAAILQKNKSDSGGDIFVPAGGFSKLRLLRIIIPFLPSLNFAKNATPQLERIELHFKRLEGLHGMDKLGTNRYDVLLTIDGQASGLTKLIVDSLKKPTSDQYSLIVNEHHT, encoded by the exons ATGGAGCTGGCCGTCGGGGCGTCGGAGGCGACGCTCAAGTCCCTGCTGAGCAAGCTCGGGAGCCTCCTCTCCGAGGAGTACGCCCTGATCCGGGGCGTCCGCGGCGACATCCAGTTCATCAACGACGAGCTGGCCAGCATGCAGGCGTTCCTGAGCAACCTGAGCAAGAGCGACGAGAGCGGGCACGACGACCAGACGGAGGACTGGATGAAGCAGGTGCGCGACGTCGCCTACGACATCGAGGACTGCATCGACGACTTCGCCCACAGCCTCCGCCCGGACCCGCGCGGCACCGGCTGGGTCACCGCCGCCAAAAAGGCCCTGTACGAGATCCGGACGTGGCGGCCCCGCCGCGCCATCGCCGCGCAGGTCGTCGAGCTCAAGAGCCGCGCGCAGCAGGTCGGCGAGCGCCGCGTCCGGTACGGCGTCCGTGACCCGGAGCCCGGCAAGGGCAACGGCGGCCTGGCTGGCCTGACGGAGCACCATGCCGCCGAGCACCAGCATGTCGCCCGGCAGCTCGTGCGCGTGAAGCCGCCGGTGGGGAAGGATGTGCCGGATCTCGAGAGCTGGATGTCCTTTGACGAGAAGAGAAAGAAGCCCGGCGTGCTGTCCATCGTCGGGTTCGGTGGTGTGGGGAAGACCACCATCGCCATGGCGCTGTATAAGAAGTTTGGGCCTGAGTTCCAGTGCCGAGCGATGGTCACCGTGTCGCAGAACTCGGATCTTGAGGTAGTCCTCATGAGTCTTGTCAGCCAGGTCAGGCCGCCACCCAACAATGGGGAACGGCAAGGCAAAGACAGCTCCATGGACAAGAAGATTCCAGTTACCAGAAGCATATTGAGCCGACGACTTAGGCTGCCGTGCGGAAAGGATGGGGAGGATGGTAGCGCTGTGCTGCAAAAGCATGGACAGATACAAGCGGAGCTGAAGAAATACCTCGAGCAAAATAG GTACTTACTGTTGATTGATGATGTTTGGTCATCATCTAGTTGGCTTTATATCAAGAAATGTATTCCTGAAAATGATAAAGGAAGCAGAATAATAATCACCACAAGAATTCAAGCTGTCGCAACGACATGCTCTTCTCGCAAAGATCAAGACCGTGTTCATCCAGTTGATGTTCTTAATGAGAAAGAAGCCAAAGAATTGTTCCAAAACACTTTGAATGAGTGCAAGCATGCCGTAAATAAACAACTAAGTCATAACCAAGTTCCACACAGAGTCTGGGAAATGTGTGGTGGCTTGCCATTGGCCATAGTTACTATGGCTGGTCTCGTGGCATCTAAGCTGCATATGGTCCAAAAGGATTGGATTAAGGTTTGTGATTCTCTGTTTCTAGAGTCACAAGTATGCCGTAAGCCAGAGGAATTTATGAGGATAATCAATCATTGCTATAATGATTTGGATAGTGATCTCAAGACTTGCTCTCTATATCTAAGCATATTCCCAAAGGGACGCAAAATCAGTAGGAAGAGGCTTACCAGAAGATGGATAGCCGAGGGCTTTGTCAGTGAGAAGCAGGGGTTGAGTGTCGAGGATGTTGCAGAGACATGCTTTAATCAGCTCATTCAAAGGAAGATAATAAGGCCTATTGAGCACAACAACAATGGCAGGGTGAAGAGTTGCCAGGTCCATGATATGGTTCTGGAGTACCTAATTTCAAAGGCAGCTGAAGAGGATTTCATCACTGTGATAGGTAGCCACTGGTCCATGCCAATGCATAGCAACAAGGTCCGTAGGCTTTCGGTCCACAACAGTGACTCCAACCGTGCAAAGCATGTGCATAGCATGAACCTGTCCCATGTTCGGTCACTAACAGTGTTGGAGAGCCTTGACAAACTGCATTTCAAATCATTCAAAACAGCAATTGTGCAAGTATTAGATCTCGAAGGTTGTAGAGGTTTCAGGGAGAGCCATGTCAAGGTCTCAGACATATGTGAAATGATTCTGCTAAAGTATTTGAGCCTCCGAAGAACAGACATAAAGAATCTTCCTCAGAATATTCACAAGCTCAAGTATTTGGAGACTCTAGATATAAGAGAGACAGAAGTTCAGGAGTTACCTGCAACTACAGGACAGCTGGAACGAATAAAGAACATACTTGGTGGTGATAAGAGAACAAGGAAGACATTGAAACTTCCTAAAGAGCTCAAGGGAACAATGAAAACGTTGTGCATATTGTCTGGAATTGAGATTGCAGATGGATCAACCACAGCTGCATCAGACCTCAGTTACTTTACGGGGCTAAGGAAGTTGGCAATTTACAAGATTCACAAGAGTGAAGAAATATTCAAAGATTTACTCTCCTCTATCCAGTATCTTAGTGGTTATTCTCTACAAACTCTTGTAATTGATGATGAGTCATCTGAGTTCCTGAAGACTCTGGACACAATGTCATCCTATCCAATAGACCTGACTGCTCTTGAGCTGTCAGGAAGGTTTCTTAAACTCCCAAAGTGGATGGACAAGCTCAATGATCTAGTCAAGTTGACACTTTCGGCAACAGTCCTCAGGACAGATACTTTACAGCTACTTAGCCGTCTAGGTTCACTGTTTTCCCTCACATTTTCAATTAGTGAAAAGCAGGATCCTTCTTTCGCAGCCATTCTTCAGAAAAATAAGTCTGATTCAGGAGGAGACATATTTGTTCCGGCAGGAGGATTCAGTAAGCTTCGTCTGCTTCGCATAATTATTCCTTTTCTTCCATCTCTTAACTTTGCAAAGAATGCAACACCACAGCTGGAAAGGATTGAACTGCACTTCAAAAGATTGGAAGGTCTACATGGCATGGACAAACTTGGAACGAACCGTTATGATGTCTTATTAACCATTGATGGCCAAGCAAGTGGGCTTACAAAGTTGATAGTAGACAGTTTGAAGAAACCAACATCTGATCAGTACTCCCTCATTGTTAACGAGCATCATACTTGA